One region of Wyeomyia smithii strain HCP4-BCI-WySm-NY-G18 chromosome 3, ASM2978416v1, whole genome shotgun sequence genomic DNA includes:
- the LOC129728774 gene encoding uncharacterized protein LOC129728774 yields MLKKSMTATNEARVDDIVADKSNADGAAGNTPVIVIRSPSNNPQDFHSVGEKAKPIASGVENRRNPIREVRKKREFHCQMCSKRDSDQMVQCDGDGCKQWFHYECVDVTDDVAIVSWICPICTTAKD; encoded by the exons ATGTTGAAAAAATCAATGACTGCGACCAACGAAGCGAGAGTGGATGATATAGTAGCAGACAAGTCCAACGCCGACGGTGCGGCTGGGAATACCCCTGTGATCGTAATCCGCTCCCCTAGTAATAATCCGCAG GATTTTCATTCCGTTGGAGAGAAAGCGAAGCCAATCGCGTCAGGGGTCGAGAATAGGAGGAATCCAATACGCGAGGTCCGTAAGAAACGAGAATTCCATTGTCAGATGTGTAGTAAGCGTGATAGTGATCAAATGGTGCAGTGTGATGGTGATGGCTGCAAGCAGTGGTTCCACTACGAGTGTGTAGATGTAACGGATGACGTTGCGATCGTCAGCTGGATCTGTCCTATTTGCACTACCGCAAAGGATTAA
- the LOC129728775 gene encoding uncharacterized protein LOC129728775 gives MAFCGVHKKILDLCEVRSAYDEAMSRQGKFESCYIGLKTRFLKLLKIVKKRDAAPPVPSQQDVIQQLADQQAEFLRIMSANMVLPATHAAVVPQDASRLPDLKLPQVNIPTFSGDYLEWQSFKDLFDSLIEQNPTLKDSQKLYFLKINLAGEAASLISHLKIEDANYKPALEKLASRYDKPREIASKHIQRFLAQPSLSFASASGLRTLHDVSDEVLRALRAMAREDRDTWLLFILSEKVDPDTKQLWCQKIAEMKKEEITLSRFLKFVEARSFALQSSHSNKTKALVSVKQPAKFPTRGANTFTNNPIFCDVCSAQYHQLFQCAKFIHMSYHEQLSHVNRLKLCRNCLKAHPGISCRVGTCRKCNFPHHTLLHPPVTGQQTPNTTGSQSNQLQSAQSFISALDSSGGHSSAKVLLATVAINVLDKKGHPYACRAILDSASQVNFISDSLRKQLGIDTSHANVDLEGISAATAHADRFADIVITSRCTNYRTYVPCLVLERITKFLPCKPVNTQDWPIPLSIPLADPLFHCPGKIDVLLGTDLFFQLLEPGKIVLSPDNRLPILQITKLGWVIAGRYHESKPSYDSHSPTCLLISAKDNLSPHKQTFCEIEDKRSNDHHLTDEEQRCEKQFVENTI, from the coding sequence ATGGCCTTTTGCGGCGTACATAAGAAAATTTTGGACCTGTGCGAAGTGCGAAGTGCATACGACGAAGCCATGAGCCGTCAAGGCAAGTTCGAGAGTTGCTATATCGGTCTGAAAACTCGATTCCTAAAactgttgaaaattgttaaaaaacgcGACGCTGCTCCCCCTGTGCCCTCCCAGCAAGATGTCATCCAGCAATTAGCAGATCAGCAAGCCGAATTTCTTCGCATCATGTCTGCTAACATGGTTTTACCAGCAACGCATGCTGCCGTCGTACCTCAAGATGCATCTCGACTCCCGGACTTGAAGTTGCCCCAGGTGAATATTCCTACATTTAGTGGAGACTACCTCGAGTGGCAGTCGTTCAAGGATCTGTTTGATAGCTTGATCGAGCAAAATCCAACGCTGAAAGATAGCCAAAAATTATACTTTTTAAAAATCAACCTTGCTGGTGAGGCGGCTTCTTTAATTTCACACCTTAAAATCGAAGACGCGAATTATAAACCTGCTTTAGAAAAATTGGCATCCCGGTATGATAAACCCCGTGAAATAGCTAGCAAGCATATTCAAAGATTTCTAGCGCAACCATCGCTTTCGTTTGCCTCTGCCAGCGGCTTGCGAACACTGCATGACGTGTCAGATGAAGTTCTCCGAGCGCTCAGAGCCATGGCTAGAGAGGACCGTGATACATGGTTGCTTTTTATACTGAGCGAAAAGGTGGATCCAGATACCAAGCAGTTGTGGTGTCAGAAAATTGCCGAAATGAAGAAAGAAGAGATTACCCTATCGcgttttctgaaatttgttgaAGCTAGGAGCTTCGCTTTGCAATCGTCGCATTCTAATAAAACTAAAGCATTAGTATCCGTGAAGCAACCCGCAAAATTTCCCACTAGAGGAGCAAATACATTCACAAACAACCCCATATTTTGTGATGTCTGCTCAGCACAGTATCATCAACTATTCCAGTGCGCCAAATTTATTCACATGAGTTATCACGAACAATTATCTCACGTAAATCGACTGAAATTATGCCGAAACTGTCTTAAAGCACATCCCGGTATCAGCTGCAGAGTTGGTACATGTAGAAAATGTAACTTCCCACATCACACTTTGCTGCATCCACCAGTCACTGGTCAACAAACACCAAACACGACTGGATCTCAATCCAATCAGCTACAATCCGCGCAATCTTTTATATCGGCACTAGATTCTTCCGGCGGCCACAGTTCCGCAAAGGTCCTCCTTGCTACAGTGGCTATTAACGTCCTAGATAAAAAAGGGCATCCTTATGCCTGTCGCGCTATTTTGGATAGCGCATCGCAAGTCAACTTTATCAGTGATAGCCTCCGTAAGCAGCTTGGTATCGACACCTCGCATGCTAATGTGGATCTGGAAGGCATCTCGGCAGCTACCGCTCACGCAGATCGATTTGCAGACATCGTTATCACATCTCGCTGCACGAACTATCGAACCTACGTGCCCTGCCTTGTATTGGAGagaataacaaaatttctcCCATGCAAACCAGTAAACACTCAAGATTGGCCTATCCCCCTCTCAATACCCCTGGCGGATCCACTATTCCATTGCCCGGGTAAAATAGATGTTCTTCTTGGCACTGACTTATTCTTTCAGTTGCTTGAGCCCGGCAAAATTGTCCTCAGTCCAGACAACAGGCTACCCATACTACAGATTACAAAGCTCGGATGGGTGATTGCCGGCCGCTATCATGAGTCTAAGCCGTCATATGACTCTCACTCTCCGACTTGTTTGCTAATCTCCGCCAAGGATAATCTTTCTCCGCATAAGCAAACATTCTGCGAGATAGAGGACAAACGATCAAACGATCATCATCTCACTGATGAAGAACAACGTTGCGAGAAACAATTTGTGGAAAATACTATTTGA
- the LOC129728773 gene encoding uncharacterized protein LOC129728773, whose product MKRDIENYVRQCESCQKNKIYKSKDCDYVRLHLATVDEIMSCSYRADIILFGDFNQPHVEWSAASGGFLFADPLLSYLTRACRTLLDGLSFCSLRQRNGVRNFRNRILDLIYTSDSVTTISTAEEALESVVRPDPDHPDLSLIVKFPPAVAHYDDDVGLELDFRKTDFDALNRLLSQIDWSDIYSSVNVDEAVSAFTAKLHGCFSEVVPPFRPPKKPPWSNARLRNLKRHRSKMLKLYCRQKNQFSKHQFEEASRVYRCYNRLLYRRHVNRTENNLRRNPKQFWSFVNTKRKDYGLPTCMKLGDLTASTADENNATSNVPVDAVDFDVFTINADMVVTALAKLKSASIAGPDGIPSCVLKKCAGVLVEPLLAIFNLSLQSRTFPTIWKSSCMTPVYKKGDKTDITNYRGITSLSAGSKCFEVILNKAILEACKCYITPSQHGFFPKCSVESNLCEFTSFCINNMDSGAQIDTIYTDIKAAFDTVDREILDAKFRRLGFSGRLCDWLKSYLTNRKLYVKIGSAESATFSPQCLGPVLFALFFNDVSLVLPSGCVLIYADDLKIYLAVRKLDDCYYLQDMLKSFTKWCQLNHLVISITKCCFVKNKNGMKSELDYPEAVQAIDKRHYVDDMLVSVKTAMEAIKLVQDVKKIHTKAGFEMRNWISNSQTVLASVSEEKMQEKNLDDGVNNVTEKVLGVWWDTSEDCFTSKIFTRYDKKLFSGYRRPTKREVLRTLMMIFDPLGFIAHILMYLKVILQEIWRTKVEWDDPIEDAQFHKWQMWLATFPQIATIGIPRCYRSTTPVGTNTNVQMHTFVDAMLPILPEL is encoded by the exons ATGAAGCGAGATATTGAGAATTATGTGCGGCAGTGTGAGTCCTGCCAgaagaacaaaattt ACAAAAGTAAAGATTGCGACTATGTGCGACTGCATTTGGCTACTGTTGATGAAATAATGAGCTGCTCTTACCGTGCCGATATAATCCTCTTTGGTGACTTCAACCAACCTCACGTTGAATGGAGTGCAGCTTCAGGCGGTTTCCTATTCGCTGATCCACTTTTGTCGTACTTGACACGAGCTTGTCGCACATTACTCGATGGTTTGTCGTTTTGCAGTTTGCGACAACGTAACGGAGTTCGCAACTTCAGGAACCGAATTCTTGACCTTATTTACACTTCTGATTCTGTTACTACTATCAGCACTGCTGAAGAGGCTCTCGAATCCGTTGTTCGCCCAGATCCTGATCATCCGGATCTTTCGCTAATCGTTAAGTTTCCTCCTGCAGTTGCTCATTACGACGACGATGTCGGTTTGGAATTGGATTTTCGGAAAACTGATTTCGATGCCCTAAATAGATTGCTCTCCCAGATTGATTGGTCGGACATATACTCAAGTGTGAATGTTGATGAAGCTGTTAGTGCCTTCACAGCCAAATTGCATGGCTGCTTTTCTGAGGTGGTGCCTCCGTTCAGACCTCCAAAAAAACCACCTTGGTCCAATGCGCGATTGAGAAATCTGAAGCGACACCGTTCGAAAATGCTCAAACTATACTGTCGACAGAAAAACCAATTTTCAAAACATCAATTTGAGGAAGCGAGCCGTGTATACCGATGCTACAACCGACTGCTCTACAGGCGACATGTAAATCGAACAGAAAACAATTTACGCAGGAATCCGAAACAGTTCTGGTCATTTGTAAACACGAAGCGGAAGGATTATGGTCTACCTACATGTATGAAGCTGGGAGATTTGACCGCTTCTACAGCTGATGAAAA TAACGCCACTTCTAATGTTCCTGTAGATGCTGTTGACTTCGATGTTTTCACTATCAATGCTGATATGGTTGTAACGGCTTTAGCGAAGTTAAAGTCTGCATCCATTGCTGGGCCAGACGGCATTCCATCATGCGTGCTGAAAAAGTGCGCTGGTGTTCTGGTTGAACCTCTGCTAGCAATTTTCAATCTTTCCTTGCAAAGTCGAACGTTCCCTACAATCTGGAAAAGCTCATGCATGACGCCAGTATACAAAAAAGGAGACAAAACGGATATTACCAATTATCGTGGGATAACTTCACTGTCTGCTGGATCGAAATGCTTTGAGGTCATTCTTAACAAAGCGATTCTTGAAGCATGTAAATGCTATATCACGCCATCTCAACATGGATTCTTCCCCAAGTGTTCTGTTGAATCAAACCTATGTGAGTTTACCTCCTTCTGCATAAACAATATGGACAGTGGTGCGCAAATTGACACGATATATACGGACATTAAAGCTGCTTTTGACACGGTAGACCGTGAAATATTGGATGCCAAATTTCGACGTCTCGGCTTCTCGGGTAGACTATGTGACTGGTTGAAATCCTACTTGACAAACCGAAAGCTATACGTAAAGATAGGATCGGCTGAATCGGCAACGTTCAGTCCGCAGTGTCTGGGACCAGTTTTATTCGCTCTTTTTTTCAACGATGTCTCTCTGGTTCTACCGAGCGGATGTGTGCTGATCTATGcggatgatttgaaaatttacctCGCCGTTCGCAAGTTGGACGACTGTTACTATCTACAAGACATGCTCAAGAGCTTTACCAAATGGTGTCAACTAAACCATCTTGTGATTAGCATAACGAAATGCTGT TTCGTAAAGAACAAGAACGGTATGAAGTCCGAGCTTGACTATCCAGAGGCAGTCCAAGCTATTGATAAACGACACTACGTTGACGATATGCTCGTTAGCGTCAAAACTGCGATGGAAGCAATAAAGCTGGTTCAGGACGTGAAAAAAATCCACACGAAAGCTGGTTTTGAAATGCGGAACTGGATATCTAATTCGCAAACAGTTTTAGCGTCGGTGAGCGAAGAGAAAATGCAAGAAAAGAATCTAGATGATGGTGTCAACAATGTCACCGAGAAGGTTCTTGGCGTGTGGTGGGACACTTCCGAAGACTGTTTCACCTCCAAGATTTTCACACgctatgataaaaaacttttcTCCGGATATCGTCGACCAACTAAGAGGGAGGTACTACGCACGCTAATGATGATCTTCGATCCGTTGGGGTTTATCGCCCATATCTTAATGTATCTAAAGGTGATACTACAAGAGATCTGGCGAACGAAGGTTGAATGGGACGATCCGATCGAGGACGCGCAGTTTCACAAATGGCAGATGTGGTTAGCTACTTTCCCGCAGATAGCAACAATTGGAATTCCTCGTTGCTACCGTAGCACAACACCAGTAGGAACTAATACGAACGTGCAGATGCATACATTCGTCGATGCAA TGCTGCCAATTCTTCCTGAATTGTAG